From the genome of Aphelocoma coerulescens isolate FSJ_1873_10779 chromosome 26, UR_Acoe_1.0, whole genome shotgun sequence, one region includes:
- the REN gene encoding renin produces MPAGPSGRLQRYLLLLAVTWGATLVPWPAQALQRIALRRMPSIRQTLHEMGVKVWEVFPELRRGTRGGGDGPRNGTAPTLLTNYLDTQYFGEISIGTPAQTFKVVFDTGSANLWVPSYKCSPLYSACVSHSRYDSSKSRTYIANGTGFAIRYGTGSVKGVLSQDIVMVSDIPIIQVFAEATALPAFPFIFARFDGVLGMGYPSQAIDGITPVFDRILAQQILKEDVFSVYYSRASKNAPLKAGGEIILGGSDPAYYTGDFHYLNVSRSGFWQISMKGVSVGAEILFCREGCSVAVDTGASYITGPAGPVSVLMKAIGAAEVAEGEYVVDCEQVPQLPNISFHLGGKVYGLSGPAYVLRQSQYGEDVCVVAFSGLDIPPPAGPLWILGATFIGHYYTKFDRRHNRIGFATAR; encoded by the exons ATGCCGGCGGGACCCAGCGGGAGGCTGCAGCGGTACCTGCTGCTCTTGGCCGTCACCTGGGGCGCCACTTTAGTCCCCTGGCCAGCCCAGGCTTTGCAGAG GATCGCGCTGCGGAGGATGCCCTCCATCCGCCAGACGCTGCACGAGATGGGGGTGAAGGTGTGGGAGGTGTTCCCGGAGCTGCGCCGGGGCACACGCGGCGGAGGGGACGGTCCCCGCAACGGGACCGCTCCCACCCTCCTCACCAACTACCTGGAC ACCCAATATTTCGGTGAGATCAGCATCGGGACCCCCGCGCAGACCTTCAAGGTGGTGTTTGACACGGGCTCGGCCAACCTGTGGGTGCCATCCTACAAGTGCTCCCCCCTCTACAGCGCCTGTG TGTCCCACAGCCGCTACGACTCCTCCAAGTCACGCACCTACATCGCCAACGGCACCGGCTTCGCCATCCGCTACGGCACCGGCAGTGTCAAAGGCGTCCTCAGCCAGGACATCGTCATG GTGTCGGACATCCCCATCATCCAGGTGTTCGCCGAGGCCACGGCGCTGCCCGCCTTCCCCTTCATCTTCGCCCGGTTCGACGGGGTGCTGGGCATGGGCTACCCCAGCCAGGCCATCGATGGCATCACCCCCGTCTTCGACCGCATCCTGGCCCAGCAGATCCTCAAGGAGGACGTGTTCTCCGTCTACTACAGCCG CGCTTCCAA GAACGCTCCTCTGAAAGCCGGTGGGGAAATCATCCTGGGAGGCAGCGACCCCGCCTATTACACCGGGGACTTCCACTACCTGAACGTCAGCAGGAGCGGCTTCTGGCAGATCAGCATGAAGGG GGTGTCCGTAGGGGCCGAGATCCTGTTCTGCAGGGAAGGCTGCTCGGTGGCCGTGGACACGGGGGCTTCCTACAtcaccggccccgccgggcccgtgTCCGTGCTCATGAAAGCCATTGGGGCGGCTGAGGTGGCCGAAGGAGAG taCGTGGTGGACTGCGAGCAGGTGCCTCAGCTGCCCAACATCTCCTTCCACCTGGGAGGGAAGGTTTATGGCCTCAGCGGCCCGGCCTACGTCCTGCGG CAATCCCAGTACGGCGAGGACGTGTGCGTGGTGGCTTTCTCCGGGCTGGACATTCCCCCTCCGGCCGGTCCCCTCTGGATCCTGGGCGCCACCTTCATCGGCCACTACTACACCAAATTCGACCGGCGCCACAACCGCATCGGCTTCGCCACCGCCCGCTGA
- the GOLT1A gene encoding vesicle transport protein GOT1A yields MVSLSDFQRIGVGLVGFGLFFLLFGILLYFDSVLLAFGNLLFLSGLVFIIGFRRTFTFFFQRSKLKGTSFFFGGLIVVLMRWPILGMLLEAYGFISLFRSFFPVAFGFFGSLANIPLLSQLLQNMGDSGSMV; encoded by the exons ATGGTGTCCCTGAGCGACTTCCAGC GGATCGGAGTGGGCCTGGTCGGCTTCggcctcttcttcctcctctttgggATCCTCCTGTACTTCGACTCAGTGCTCCTGGCTTTTGGGAAT ctcctcttcctctccgGCCTGGTCTTCATCATCGGCTTCCGGAGGACCTTCACCTTCTTCTTCCAGCGGTCCAAGCTGAAGGGCACCAGCTTCTTTTTCGGGGGGCTCATCGTGGTCCTCATGCGCTGGCCGATcctggggatgctgctggaggCCTACGGCTTCATCTCCCTCTTCAG GAGCTTCTTCCCGgtggcttttgggttttttggctcGCTGGCAAACATCCCCCTGCTGAGCCAG ctcctgcagaaCATGGGGGACAGCGGCTCCATGGTGTGA
- the ETNK2 gene encoding ethanolamine kinase 2, with translation MGRGSGSAELAMAAPPARCPDCPGPERGGGGGTPAVPHLGIAVDEGDVLPGALRIVRQLRPAWEPATVKTKLFTDGITNKLVACYRDEGMADAVLVRVYGRKTELLVDRETELRNFQVLHAHGCAPDLYCAFQNGLCYQFLPGIALGPDHVRDPHIFRLVAREMARVHAIHANGSLPRPILWQKLHKYLTLVKTELSPKVSDPSLPQDVPSLEALEQELAWMKETLSQLGSPVVLCHNDLLCKNIIYDRTREHVRFIDYEYTGYNYQAFDIGNHFNEFAGVKEVDYGLYPSKETQLQWLHSYLQAYKELTQGHPGDTRVSEEELETLYVQVNKFSLASHFLWACWGLIQDKYSTIDFNFLRYAKLRFKQYFKMKPVVTALQVPK, from the exons ATGGGCCGCGGCTCCGGCAGCGCGGAGCTGGCCATGGCCGCACCGCCCgcccgctgccccgactgcccggggccggagcgggggggcggcggcgggaccCCCGCCGTGCCACACCTCGGCATTGCGGTGGACGAGGGGGACGTGCTGCCCGGGGCGCTGCGGATCGTGCGGCAGCTGAGACCCGCCTGGGAGCCGGCCACGGTGAAGACCAAG CTCTTCACCGATGGCATCACCAACAAGCTGGTGGCCTGCTACAGGGACGAGGGCATGGCGGACGCGGTGCTGGTGCGGGTGTACGGCAGGAAGACGGAGCTGCTGGTGGACAGGGAGACGGAGCTGAGGAATTTCCAGGTGCTGCATGCCCACGGCTGCGCCCCCGACCTCTACTGCGCCTTCCAGAACGGGCTCTGCTACCAATTCCTGCCAGGAATCGCGCTGGGGCCTGACCACGTGCGGGACCCCCACATCTTCAG GCTGGTGGCCCGGGAGATGGCCCGAGTCCACGCCATCCACGCCAACGGGAGCCTCCCCAGGCCCATCCTGTGGCAGAAGCTGCACAAATACCTCACCCTGGTGAAGACGGAGCTCAGCCCAAAGGTATCCGACCCCAG CCTCCCGCAGGACGTGCCCAGCCTGGAGgcgctggagcaggagctggcctGGATGAAGGAGACGCTGTCGCAGCTGGGGTCCCCCGTGGTGCTGTGCCACAACGACCTCCTGTGCAAGAACATCATCTACGACAGGACACGAG AGCACGTTCGCTTCATCGACTACGAGTACACGGGGTACAACTACCAGGCCTTCGACATTGGGAACCACTTCAATGAGTTTGCAG gcGTGAAGGAGGTGGATTACGGCCTCTACCCCAGCAAGGAGACGCAGCTGCAGTGGCTGCACTCCTACCTGCAGGCCTACAAGGAGCTcacccaggggcacccaggggacacccggGTGTccgaggaggagctggaaactCTCTACGTGCAAGTGAACAAGTTTTCCTTG GCCTCCCATTTCCTCTGGGCGTGCTGGGGCCTCATCCAGGACAAATACTCCACCATAGACTTTAATTTCTTAAG ATATGCAAAGTTAAGGTTTAAACAGTACTTCAAGATGAAGCCGGTGGTCACAGCCCTGCAGGTCCCCAAATAG